The sequence CGTATATCATCACGGGAGATGATGGATTGAAGAAACGTATCGACCTTTATCGCCTGGTGGCCAAAGACAGTATGATGGATATTGGTACTGTAATATTCTACACAAATGAGAAAGGTACTTTATACACAGCGGTATTGCCTTTGTTCAACAGTAATCCTGAAATCTGGAATAAGTATTTCGAAGATATTCATGCGATAGACAAAGTAGAGAAAAACTATGTATTGAAATTATCCTACGTGCTCTCGCGCGAGTTTAGTTTCCAATTATATAAATCCATGAATGCGGGGAAAGATGTAAAAGCAGAAGGCGCAACGTATGGTACCGACATTTGTTTTCCGGGAGATGAACAGGTGACACTTGCCGATGGTTCGCAGAAGACACTAAAGAACATTCTGCCCGGAGATAAAATCATTAGCCTCGATGCGGTGACACATACGACCAGTATTATGAAAGTAAAAGAACTGGTGGTACATCAACCGGCAAATTATGCAATTACGCAATTACTGGCGGTGCATGTAGTAGCGAATGATACACAGGATGCACATGTAGTAAGTATTTCTGGAAAGATACTACAGGCAACACCGAATCATCCCATACAAACATCAGCAGGGAAGAAGAAGATGGGAGAGGTGAGTGATGGAGAAGAGTTGTTGTGTATAGATGAGCAAAGCAAACAGGTACTCACTTATGTAGTGGTAAATAAAACAGAAAAAGCGAATGGTACGCAGCCTGTATATAATATTGTAGCAGAAGGAGAGGGGACGTTTATCATGAATAGCATGATGGTTTTGCAGAAATAATTTTCAGGTGATTTACCTTAAGAAAAAGCGTTACTTACTTGCAGTAAGTAACGCTTTTTCTTATAAATAACAATGGCATTATCATTTAAAAAACCACATTATAAACTGAAAAAAATATTGAATTAGTTGCGTGTTTTTTCAACCTATATTCGTTAGCTTTAGATAGACAATTCCATTGTAGAAAAACCAAAACTCGCAACATGTCAATCTCATTTTACAATTTTGATCATTACATAGAAGCAAATGAAAAACGGGATACAGCAATAAGAACCGAATATGATAAAACGATTAGTCGGGTATCAAACATTTTAATTATTTATTCAGGCATATCTGCATTTCTGGTTTCAATTTGTAAAGATTTTTATTCTTTTCCATTTAATATCTGGTATTTCACTGCATTGATGTTATTTGGAATTCTCTTCCTGATATCATTTGTGTATGCAATTCGATTCTTATTTCCAATCGTTATTCCGTTTCTTTTGAGACCCCAAAGGTACTTTGGAGAATTACGATCAGAGCTTGAAGCGACCTTCTCTTCTAATGAGTCTGAGATTACAGATGATATAAAAGAGCAGATAAATCAACAAATAAAAAGCTCATATTTAGAGGAATTAAAAGGCTCTATTGATTTTAATAGTAAGGTAGTTATACGCAAACAAGGATATTACAACAAAGCATTAAAACATGCAATATTTTGCATATTCCCATTCATCATATGCATCATATTTTATTTAAGTCATAAATAAAAACCAACAAAATGAATAAAAAAAGTGAAAGAAGGATTTCAGATTTTAAACTGCAACCTGAATCTAAACCTAATGAAGGAACCATGTTCTTTGGTATTCCTGAAGACCAGCAGATAAAAGTAGAACTTGGGTTTATTAATTTCTGGACTGGCAAAATCACTCCGGGTAAGTTCATATTACCAAATGGGAAAGTAATATTAAATTACCCATATTAAAAAGAGCGCATTTGCTTTCGTGCAAATGCGCTCTTCTATAAACTAAACTATTACTCCCCTATCTTATCAATCACCCCATCTATTGTTGCAACAGCGTATCCACCTCCGGTACCACCCCTTCACTATCCACCATCAAATCATTATACTCAATCCTACTCGTCTCCGACAAATCCCTCCTCACATCCCCCTCTTTCATCCCCTTCACAAATTCCCCTTTCTGTATAATACAAATCGCCCCATACACATTATTCATACTCAACTGTACCCACACCTCTGCACCTCTATTCCTCAACACATACGTATTCAACTCAATCCCCCCGAACCCCACAGTAAATCCTCTCTCCTTATCATAAATCTCATCATCGCCCACTCTCTCCATCTCCGCCTTTGTTGGTATATCGGTACTTACTTTCACACCTCCCACACTCGTTATCATCTTATCATAACTCTTCTCCACCTTCGAAATACTAAACATTGCCGGTTTACTTTCCTCCCTCACCAACTCCGCCTTAAACGTCTTCCCTTCCACCGGCATCAATTTCCCATCAGCGAGAAAATATTCCTCACCTCTATCTTTCAACTTCACATTCCTATACTGATACCCCTTCGGCGCAGGGAAAAAAGGGAAATCCCCCAAATCTAAATTCGTCTTTGGCACCTTGCTCATATTAAATGCAGCACGTGCAACAGCAGGATAAGTCTCTGCAGTATCTGCAGCTACCATAGTATCTGTAACAGTGCTATCATTATGAACAATAGGTTGTTTATGCGGTTGGCAGGCTGGAAGTATATACAATAGAGGTAATAGCGCATAGAGATACCGTTTCATAGAATGCATATATTTGGCTGACATTAAACAACAATCATGCTAATAAAAGTTGGATAGCTAGGAAGACAAATATAATACGCTCATATTCAATATACAAGAGGCCAGCCAAAAAGATTCGGCTGACCTCCTGATTTATCGGGATTTTACATAATCTGGAACGATATTCCATCACACCACCACACTAGCCGGCGCCAGCTCATACCCTTCAAACGTAATCGACACAGCAGCCCTTCCCGCACACAACGATCTCAACGTATCCACATACCCAAACAACTCTGCCAACGGCACATCTGCAGTAATCACCTGCGCATTCCCTCTCATTTCCATATTCCTTATCATACCACGTCTTCTATTCATATCCCCCGTCACCACACCTGTATATTCCTCAGGCGTAGTCACCTCCACACTCATCACTGGCTCCAACAATCTTGGCCTTGCCTGCGCCGCCACACTCTTAAAACCAATAATCGCAGCATGTTCAAAATCCAGCGCATGAGAATCATTATCATGTATCACACCATCCAACAACCGCACCTTCATAGACTGCATCGGATACCCAGCCAAAACACCCGTCTTCATCGCCTCTTCAAAACCTTTCTGCACAGCAGGAATATATTCTCTGGGAATCGCACCACCCTTAATCTCATTCACAAACTCCAAACCAGCTAACCCATCCGCACGAGGTCCCAGTTCAAACTGAATCACCGCAAAACTACCACTACCACCATTCTGTTTCTTATACACTTCTTTGTGGATAACAGAAGATGTAAACACCTCCTTATAAGCAATCTGCGGTTGACCCTTACTCACTTCCAACTGATAATTCGTCGCTATCTTTTCAAGTACAACTTCCAGGTGCAACTCACCCATACCTTTCAGGATCGTCTGTCCGGAAGCCGCATCCACACTCACCTGCAATGTAGGATCTTCATCCACCAATCTTGCCAGCACCTCACCCAACCTGTTCGCATCTTTCGCCAGTTTCGCTTCCACCGCATAACCAATCATTGGCTCAGGGAAATGAATGCTTTCCAAAGAAACAGGATGTGCAGGATCAGACAGCGTATCACCCGTACGCACTTCTTTCAAACCTACTACCGCACCAATATCACCAGCACCAATTTCTTCCACGGCTTCAAACTTGTCAGACATAATACGCAGCAATCTGCTGACACGTACTTTCTTATTCGTACGACTATTCCACACCATGTCACCAGTACGCAACGCACCAGTATACACTCTTACCAAAGTCAACTTGCCGGCATACTCATCTGCCATGATCTTGAATGCTAACGCTGCCAACGGGCTTTCGATTATAGTAGGAGAATGACGTTCACTTTTTGCTGCCAACGGACTTTCACTTCCCGCAAGAGATTGACCTTCGCGTTCTGCTGAAAACGAACTTTCACTTCCCACAGAAGATCGACCTTCACCTTCTTCAGCCAATGGGCTTTCGACGTCCACAGGAGAAGGCAAATAACGCACCACCGCATCCAGCAAAGGCTGTACACCTTTATTCCGATACGCCGCCGCTGCCAACACAGGTATCAACACACGACTCAGCGTGGCCTTTCTGACAGCAGTAACTAAATCCTCATCCGTTACACTAGCCGGATCATCTGTGTACTTTTCAAAGATATGCTCATCAACCAATGACAGCTCTTCCAGTAATGTTTGCCTTGCCTGCAAAGCAGCCTGTTGCAAAGTAGCAGGTATCTCAGTAACCACAAACTGTTTACCATCATCACTATTCCACACATATGCCTCCATAGTGATCAGATCAATCACACCAGAGAAATTATCCTCTGCCCCAATCGGTATCTGCACCGGCACCGCATTCGCCTGCAACATATTTCTAATCTCCCGGACTACATGCTGGAAGTCCGCACCCTGTCTATCCATCTTATTGATGAGCACAATTCTCGGCACTCCATACTTATCCGCTTGTCTCCACACCGTTTCAGATTGTGGTTGTACACCGGACTTCGCACAGAACACCACGACACCACCATCCAACACGCGCAGTGAACGTTCTACTTCCGCCGTAAAGTCAATGTGACCAGGGGTATCGATCAGATTAATCTGATGATCTTGCCAATAAGTAGTAATGGCAGCAGAAGATATCGTGATACCACGTTTTTCTTCCTGCGGATCACTATCCATGACAGTATTCCCTTCATCGACACTACCTAATTTATGCGTCAAACCCGTGTAGAACAACATACGTTCAGTGACGGTAGTTTTACCAGCATCGACATGGGCCATGATTCCTATATTCCTATATTGAGATAAACGTTTCATAAAATAAATGTTAAAAAAAAGCGCCTCCCGTTTGGTAACGAGAGGCGCTTGCTATGTGCAAATGCATTCCCTGTTACCGGACTAGTCTGGTAATTACGATAATCAATAATTTAATTGTCAGGAGCATCATGCTGTAAATAATATAATTGCTAAAAGATTAATTTGACTCACGGGGGAGACAAGGCTTACTTGAAAAACAATAAAAGCGATTGTGGGAGTGTGTAGTAGATGATACAACATATCCGGGTGCAAGGCTGCCTCCCCGTCTTAAATAAAGACGATACAAGTACTGGCAATTACTGCCCTTATTATTGTACGATATGAGTTGTGAGTAAACATGGTGCAAATATATAAAGAATATCTATGAAAACAAAATCCACATAGGGGGGCATTGATTATCAATACCCTTAATTTTGTCGTAATTTACTGTTATGACTAAGGATCGGAAATCACCACATATACTAAATACCTCTACGAATTTGTTAGGCTTTTGCCTGATCGTATTGACATCTATCAAGGTAGCGCGGTTCAATCACGTCACGGTGATTGATGATGTAACAGGTATAGCGGCTATATTGCTGATGGCCAGCTGTTTGTTTTCCTTCCTATCCCTGCGTTCTTCCAGGCCACAGTGGAGTGAAAAATTGGAGACGGCAGCTGATTATATCTTTCTTGCCGCACTGGTGTGTATCAGCATCACCATTATTTTTGTATCCTTTAATTTATTGACTTAAGCTTAGTCTGCTTTATTAGCATCCACTATCATAAAGGTTACATCCTTAATTTATTGAAGTAAACTTATTCTTCATTATTGGCATCCATGATTTCATCATTTTCCACTTTCAACATAAAATAAGGGAATGCGGATTTCTTCTTTTGCAACAACACAACAAATGGCTTATCAAAAATAAGATTGGGTGGACGCTTCACTTCTCCTGAATCCAATGTAGCCGCAGCTACTCCCAATTCTGCAGCATCCACTACTTTCGCGCCTTCCTGATCCAATGTAAATGAGGTCTTCTGACGGGCGGTTTTTATTTTATAGCTCTGTCCTTTTGCCTTAAAATCAATTCCTTCCAGTTCCTTAAAGTGCTCTTCCTCCATAAATTTCAGTACCGGTATCTGCAATGAAGCATACTCCGTAATCGTCGTTCCCTTTCTGATGGCTCCCTGGATTTGCTGCAGGATGACATGTAGGTTAGCGCCCTTATTAAATCCCTTTGCCAATATCATATCTGAAGACTTATCCTTTGAATCTAAGTTCATGACAAAATGATCTTCATCTCTATAATAAATAAGGTGCGCTTCTCCAATGATTTCCGGATCATAATCTATCATACCAAATGCTTTCACTGGCTTACCATTAAAAGTAAATGGCTGATGCAGTGGTTGCATCGGCACTTCAAACCCTAAATCCTTTTGAAAATTAACCAGTAAAGTAATTTGCTCCCCATCTATCCTCACATCCTTTTTATACTCCTTAGGACCTAACAGATCCTCTGATAACGGACTATCATTCATCCACTTCACCGCCTTCGCCTTATTATTAATTGGCGCACCTACCTGTTTCCTCATCTCATTCCATGCCAATGTAAAACTCGCCGAAAACGCGATATTCTTACTCACATCCACCGGCGTCAGCATATTGGGAACAATCTGTGATCTCGAATAATATCTTGTTTTTTTACAGGCGATCATCAGCACCATGGCCGCCAGCAAATAGGGATATAAAGTTTTCATAACTCTAAGTTATAACAAAAATCGGCTACCTTTACCCTGATGGTCAACAGGGTCATATTTTTCATAGCCAGTCAAACGCACATTCTCGATCTCGCCGGACCTGTACAGGTGTTCTACGAGGCAGCAGAATATGGGCATCCCTATGAAATTATTTATCTCTCCGATCAACCGGAAAAAGCCTGCTCTTCAGGTTTGATGATTGGCCAGCTCCAACACATTAATGATATTACGATCCGGCAGGATGACATCATTTTTATTCCCGGGTTTCAGTTGCAGGCGGACAATCATGCACTCAGGGATTGGTTGATCCACATCGCTCACGCTGGCGCCACCCTTTGCTCAGTATGTACAGGTTCCTTTGCCCTGGCTGCCGCCGGTATTCTGAATGGACATGGTTGTACGACCCACTGGAAATATACCCAACGCCTGCAGGAGGAATATCCGGATACAAAGGTTTTCACTAACCGCCTCTTTGTAAAAAGTGGTAATATCTACACCAGCGCCGGCATTACCACAGGTATAGACCTGGCGCTTTTTATTATTGAAGAACGCCATGGTCCTGCTTTTGCCTGGCAACTGGCTGCTGAACTGGTGGTGTATATTCGCCGTGATGGCGACGATTCCCAACAAAGCGTCTATCTGCAATATCGCCGGCATATTAATAATCATATTCATCAGGTACAGGATTTTATCATTCATCATCTTGACCAGAAGCTATCTCTTGATACTTTAGCGGCGCAGGTGCATACTGGTTCACGGAATCTGACCAGGATGTTTAAAGCTGCAACCGGGATTACTATTGGGCAGTATATTGATAAACTGAGGGTGGAGAAAGCGGTTAATTTGTTAAAGGAGAAAAACAAGGTTACGATTGTGGCGCAGCAATGTGGGTTTAAAAGTGTGGTGCAGTTGAGGACGATGGTAAAAAAACATACAGGGGCGTTGCCGTCCAAGGTGTAATGAGGTTGTTAAGGTGGTCGTTAAAGTGAGTTGTTAAAGTGGGTCGTTAAAGTGAGCTGTTAAGTTGAGTTGTTAAGGTGGGTTGTTAAGGTGAGTTGTTAAGGTGAGTTGTTAAGATGAGTTGTTAAAGTGAGCTGTTAAGTTGAGTTGTTAAGGTGGGTTGTTAGGTGAGCTGTTAAGATGAGTTGTTAGGTGGGTTGTTAAGGTGAGCTGTTAAGTTGGCTTGTTAAGATGAAACGTAAAGATGGCTTTTAAAGATGTCCCGATTCTTTCCTTCCTTGTCCTTCTTCCTCCTTTTTTCACCTCCTACCTTTGTCCCATAAACTTACCGCCATTATGAAACGGATCATTTCAATCGTGCTTTTTACCATGTTGACCGCCTTTGCCAGCGCACAAACCTATATTTGCCCACCCTGCAATGGCCCCAGCTGTGACACCCTCACCTTCACCCAACCCGGCAAATGCCCCCACTGTGGCATGAAGCTGATTAAAAAAGGAGATGAAATCAAGAAACTAAACGTCTGCTTCTACCTCTACGACGGCATTGAAGTCCTGGACTTTGCAGGCCCACTGGAAGTATTTTCCTATGCAGGCTGCAATATCTATATCGTATCCAAGACGACTGACCCGCTTCATGCCCAGGGTGTACTCAAGGTATTACCTACCTACAGTATCGAAAATGCCCCTCCTGCGGATATCTTTGTCACCTTTGGAGGCAATGATGATGTAGCAACCAATGACCCGGAAGTGATTAAATGGATTCAATCCCGGATTCCCAATACCAAATACTTTATGTCCGTATGTACCGGTGCCTTTATCCTTGGCAAAGCCGGTATCCTGGATCATAAAACAGTGACTACTTTCCACAACAGCATTGAAAACCTGCGAAAAGCATTGCCAAACAGCACAGTACTGGCTGATAAACGTTTTGTAGAGGATGGAAATGTATTAACAACCGCAGGAATTTCTGCTGGTATAGATGGGGCACTGCACCTGGTAGAGAAATTACGTGGACATGATGTGGCTATACAGATAGCGAAACAAATGGAATATGATAAATGGGTGCCAGGCGAAGGACTGGTTGTAAAACAATAACAATTAAAATCTGGCTGTAAAGCAATAAAATTAGAATCTGGTTTTCTAAAACAACAAAAACCAGCATTATATCAAGGTCTTCCTTGCGCCATCAAGAACCGAAAAAAACGAGGCTGTATCTTAAGTAAGATACGGCCTCGTTTTTTCGGATACCTAATGGAGATAGGTAGTACTTTAAGCACTTCTGAGGAGGTTTATTTATTTTTGATACACGCT is a genomic window of Chitinophaga sp. LS1 containing:
- a CDS encoding Hint domain-containing protein; translation: MRTLLLLYFCFGWIYTAFAQSRPIRTDEYDRAKTFTVKDLDNDTYVKFNNAYVLDRYEMRKPYIITGDDGLKKRIDLYRLVAKDSMMDIGTVIFYTNEKGTLYTAVLPLFNSNPEIWNKYFEDIHAIDKVEKNYVLKLSYVLSREFSFQLYKSMNAGKDVKAEGATYGTDICFPGDEQVTLADGSQKTLKNILPGDKIISLDAVTHTTSIMKVKELVVHQPANYAITQLLAVHVVANDTQDAHVVSISGKILQATPNHPIQTSAGKKKMGEVSDGEELLCIDEQSKQVLTYVVVNKTEKANGTQPVYNIVAEGEGTFIMNSMMVLQK
- a CDS encoding GlxA family transcriptional regulator; this translates as MVNRVIFFIASQTHILDLAGPVQVFYEAAEYGHPYEIIYLSDQPEKACSSGLMIGQLQHINDITIRQDDIIFIPGFQLQADNHALRDWLIHIAHAGATLCSVCTGSFALAAAGILNGHGCTTHWKYTQRLQEEYPDTKVFTNRLFVKSGNIYTSAGITTGIDLALFIIEERHGPAFAWQLAAELVVYIRRDGDDSQQSVYLQYRRHINNHIHQVQDFIIHHLDQKLSLDTLAAQVHTGSRNLTRMFKAATGITIGQYIDKLRVEKAVNLLKEKNKVTIVAQQCGFKSVVQLRTMVKKHTGALPSKV
- a CDS encoding elongation factor G, with protein sequence MKRLSQYRNIGIMAHVDAGKTTVTERMLFYTGLTHKLGSVDEGNTVMDSDPQEEKRGITISSAAITTYWQDHQINLIDTPGHIDFTAEVERSLRVLDGGVVVFCAKSGVQPQSETVWRQADKYGVPRIVLINKMDRQGADFQHVVREIRNMLQANAVPVQIPIGAEDNFSGVIDLITMEAYVWNSDDGKQFVVTEIPATLQQAALQARQTLLEELSLVDEHIFEKYTDDPASVTDEDLVTAVRKATLSRVLIPVLAAAAYRNKGVQPLLDAVVRYLPSPVDVESPLAEEGEGRSSVGSESSFSAEREGQSLAGSESPLAAKSERHSPTIIESPLAALAFKIMADEYAGKLTLVRVYTGALRTGDMVWNSRTNKKVRVSRLLRIMSDKFEAVEEIGAGDIGAVVGLKEVRTGDTLSDPAHPVSLESIHFPEPMIGYAVEAKLAKDANRLGEVLARLVDEDPTLQVSVDAASGQTILKGMGELHLEVVLEKIATNYQLEVSKGQPQIAYKEVFTSSVIHKEVYKKQNGGSGSFAVIQFELGPRADGLAGLEFVNEIKGGAIPREYIPAVQKGFEEAMKTGVLAGYPMQSMKVRLLDGVIHDNDSHALDFEHAAIIGFKSVAAQARPRLLEPVMSVEVTTPEEYTGVVTGDMNRRRGMIRNMEMRGNAQVITADVPLAELFGYVDTLRSLCAGRAAVSITFEGYELAPASVVV
- a CDS encoding DJ-1/PfpI family protein encodes the protein MKRIISIVLFTMLTAFASAQTYICPPCNGPSCDTLTFTQPGKCPHCGMKLIKKGDEIKKLNVCFYLYDGIEVLDFAGPLEVFSYAGCNIYIVSKTTDPLHAQGVLKVLPTYSIENAPPADIFVTFGGNDDVATNDPEVIKWIQSRIPNTKYFMSVCTGAFILGKAGILDHKTVTTFHNSIENLRKALPNSTVLADKRFVEDGNVLTTAGISAGIDGALHLVEKLRGHDVAIQIAKQMEYDKWVPGEGLVVKQ